In the genome of Microcoleus vaginatus PCC 9802, the window CCTGTTGTTGGCGCTGTCATTGGTGCGAGCGCGGGTCGAATGGTGACTGGTTTTTGCAAGCAGTTATTGGGGCAAGATACTCATCTTGCTCGACAAGTGGAACAATATTATCAACAGTCCCTCGCTAAAATTGACCGAGCTTACAAGGCAGCCGTTGCTAATCTTCTTGCTACCTATGAAGGACTAGTGGGACTTAAACAAGTTTTAAGCCCAAACAAAGCCCAAACTGGCTTTATATAAAGTAAATAGGTCCCTGTTTTCTTGCAACCAGCCAAAAAACCTGTAAGATATAGCTGTTCTAAAAGCTGACAAAGCTTCAGTAAATGTTGTTAAAGGTTGGTTAGCCCACTGCCGACGCAATCCTCCTGTTAACTGATGCCAAATGATAAAAGTATAAGCACAAAATACTAATATTAAATGTCGATAAAGGCTTCTCTTTCCTCGGATTTGATATTCTTTTAACCCTAGCCATCCTTTAGCTTCACGGTAAAACACTTCTACCCAATTACGTTGGGAGTAAGTTGTTACTATCCATGATGCTGTTGCCCGCTCACTGGCAGCGTTAGTCACTAAATAATCAACTTCTGTGGCGGTAGAACAAGTCGGAGCATTCATGACGATAGCGACTGTTTTTGGCCCGGACATGGTTGAGAATTCTACTGTGATAGTTGCTACCCACACAGTTCTGGGCTTTTCCCGATTTAGTGTAATAGCACTTAAAGCCTCTGCTGGTAAACGTTTTGCTAATTCTGAGAGTTTGAGTTCTTCGGGTTGTCGCTCGGGTTCTATTTGACAGACTACTTTTCGATTTTTGGCTAATCCTCCTACATAGGTTAACTTCCTTTTCTCTAACTCCTGCAAAAATCTACTATTATTCCCATAGCCTGCATCGATTAAAACTACTGCTGGTCGCTCTTTCCTTTCTAAGCATTTGTCAATTAGTTTGATGGCTATATCGGGTTTTTTAATAAATTCTGGATTTTCTTTTCCTTGAGGTAACGAATGAGCGTGTTGATATAATTCAACATCAAGTGGTAGGCTTTTCACTCCATCATATAAGTGTGTAGTTACCACTACTACACCATTATCTGTTTTTCCGATTTCTCCAATATATTGCCGACCAACTCCTGCTGTTAAATTGCCACTTTTTCTGTGACCGGAATCATCTATTATCAGAGTAAACCCTCTGCTGATATGAGTCTGCCTACACTGCTGCATCACCTGCAACCGTCGTTGGTTAACTTGCTGGGCATTCCAAGGAGCTTCTGTCAAAAAATGATGCAATCGGTTGTATGTAACTCCTATACAGTCTCTTGACATCTGAGTCAGGTTTTTTCGCTCACTTTCTCCCAATAATCCCCCTAAATAGTGCTTAAACCCTGTTTTTTGGGCTTGATGGCTAAAAACATCGTCAAAACGACGACACCATCGATCGAAGCATGGTGGCATGGCGCTAGGAGTTGTTTCTTTCATTGCGCGTTTTTGACGTAAAAAGCTTAACCTGACTACATTATACTATTTTTAGCACAATTTTTTTGTTTAAGTCCCGCTAGGTAATTTAGCAGAAGCAGCTTTCGATCGTAACTTAAACCTTGACTTGAGATTGCAAGCTAGTATCGAATTAGCTGAAGCCTATGGCGTTCCTGATTCCAAGATTATTCACAATGTAGATGAGCTTGACTCTTTTATGCTGGGTTGAGCGAAGACAAAGGAAATCAAATTTAGTATTGTTAACGCAGATTTAGTATAAGGTGCGCCGCAGCGCACCCTACAGAATTAGATCGCAGCTATCACTTCTGCAACTTCAGCAACGGTTCAATCTGCTGCCTTTGAAACTGCAATTCATCTGCTAAAGGCTGGTAAATTTTTCGATCGCCCGATTCATTGCAATAATCCCACAAACCATTGTAACAGTGTCTGTCGTCGTCCCAACCCGGATGATTGACAATCGGATACAAACAGATTCCCTCTATCGGAACTCCTGCTTTCATCGTCGCCATTACCTCAGTGCACACATAATTAAACCAGACCGGTCTAAAATCGTCTTCAGTGCCTGTTTCTGCTATGAATAAGGGGCGACGGTAGCGCTCGAACACTTCTTGCAGCATTTCACCAAACGGGCGGTACAGCGGATCCGTGTATTTCATCGGCTCTTCATTGTGAATCCACTGATTGCGATCGTAATAATTCACCCCAATAATGCGGAGTGTGTAAATGCCTTGATCCTGCAAGCGTTATTAGTCGGCTGCTGCAAATTTATCGTGACCGGTGGCGGCTGTGACATCGAGGCGTTTTCCCGATCGCAATCTCTGGGTGGAACATTCAAATCCGCCCAGGAAAAAACTTTGAAACATCAATCCGATGGGTAATGGGGCATTCTGGTTTGTAGTCAGGACTAAATTCCTTAGATTTCAATCATAAAAAACTCAAGTCCTTACTACAAACGGTATTTTTGTAAGAAGTATATCGAGCGGAAAAAACTCAAAATGAAATCAGAAAAAATCTGAGATTTTCACTTTTTCCTTGACAAATCACCAATTAGCATTGAGTAATAGCTTGCGGCTGTGAACTGTCTTCGGAAATATCCGCGCCGAGAGTTGCCGCCGCGATCACCTCTAGGGGAAACTTGGGAGTGCGATCGGCATACAGCAAACCGTTAGCTTCTTGGTAAGTATCGGTCAACTGCGTGTAACAAAATCCACTGAACATTTCCACTTGGTTTACCACCTTCAGCAGCGCAATGTAGCGCCTTTGCAGTTCCTGGGTGTCCGACGCGCGTACGTAGCCCCAAACCCTGTAAAAATCGGGGTTTTCGCGGCCAGCGCAGGCGATGCCACCGAATTCTGTCAGCATCATCGGCTGTCCTTGGTGCGGGTGACCGTCGAGGGTGAGGATGCGCCCTCCCGGACGCCCGCGATCGAACAAATCCGCTAGCTGGACTTCGGGCCCGTAGCGCTTGGCTAGGGTGTGCGGGTTGTTGTCGTAGTCGTGAATCGCCAGGATGTCGGTATCGATGCTTTCCCACCCGTCGTTACCGATGACGGGGCGAGTCGGATCGAGGGTTTTTGTCAAGAAATACAGCGCTTGCACGTAGTTGCGGTGGGCTGCTGCTTCGACTAAATTCGGAACTCCCCAAGATTCGTTAAACGGCACCCAGACTACGATACAGGGGTGGCTGGAGTCGCGGTCGATGACTTCCGTCCACTCCCGCGTCAGCCGTTGAACGGCTTTGGGAGTGAAGCGGTAGGCGCTGGGCATTTCTTCCCACACTAAGAGCCCCAGCACGTCAGCCCAGTACAAAAATCGGGGGTCTTCAATTTTTTGGTGCTTGCGGACGCCGTTGAAACCCATTGCTTTGACTAATTCGACATCGTGGCGCAAAGCTTCGTCGGAGGGGGCAGTCATCATGGTGTCGGGCCAGTAACCTTGATCGAGCACCAGTCGCAAATAGTAGGGGCGGCCGTTTAGCATGAAGCGATCGCGCTGGATGCTCACCGTCCTCATGGCGGTATAAGATTTAACCTCGTCGAGCAGTTTGCCGTCGGCCCACAACTGCACTTGAGCGTTAATTAGCGTCGGTTTTTCGGGGCTCCACAGCAATTCGTTGCGGTAGTCGTCGATACCAGGGTCGGAGAGCGCGATGCGGCGGTGGATTTCGCCGTTGATGACTTCGTAGGTGTCGTTGACCAGCAGCATACAGCCGATCGACAGTTTAACTTTTACCTGGATTCCCGACTGGCGATCGCCCGCGACAAACGCTTCAAAACCGATTTCCCAGCGTTCAAACTGGGGAGTCCAGCGGATGCGCTCGATATAAGTGTGAGGCACCAATTCTACCCAGACTGTCTGCCAAATGCCGGTCGTGCGCGGATACCAAATATTGTGTGGCTCTATTTGCCAGTCTTGCTTGCCGCGCGGTTGCTCCAAATCTTGCGGGTCGTCCTGGGCCCAGACTGTCACCCGCTGCGGCCCGTTGAGGTTCACAAGTGCTGTAATGTCTGCGGTGAAAGGAGTGTGTCCGCCTTCGTGTTCCATGACAAACTGACCGTTCACCCAGACGCGGGCGCGGTAGTCTACGGCCCCAAAGTGGAGGAGAGTTCTTCCTTCTGTATGGGGTAGGTCAAATTCGCGCTCGTACCAGCAGTTGGGGTGAAAATTCGTGTCCCCGATCCCACTTTTTGCCGATTCTGGAGCAAACGGCACTTCTATAGTGTGAGTCCACTCAGAAATATCGATCGGCTGCACGCAGCGGCCCGCGTCATCATAAGCAAATCTCCACTGGCCATTGAGACAAATCCAGTTGCTCCGGCGCAGTTGAGGGCGCGGATAACCTGTTTTCTGTCCTTGAACTGTGACCTTACTATCAAGAGTTGCAGACTCTTCTATCTCGCAATTTTCTAGTTCTCTACCTAACCAACTCATCGGCACATCTACCCAAAGTTATATTTATAGGTTAGCTACAATTACCACCACTTTGACAAGTTTTTTGCTGATTAATTTGCAAAAGTTCTGCACCTTAAAACAGGCTCATCTGAAGGCTCTCTTGTGCTGAAGTCATTAGTCAGAAGAAAGAAGAATAAACCAGGAAGATTTTTCCTATCCCCCACTCTCCCCCTCTCCCCCTGTCCCCCTCTCCCTCTAGCTAGCAAGACTGTGCAAACCTCCTAACGGTTCAGTTAGCTCACTTTTGAGAGAAAATTCTTCCGCAAACGGCAAACACTGAAATATTTGCTGTAGTCCCGTGAGTTCAAAGAGAATTCTAACTTGTTCGCTCATGGCCGAGATCAAAAGTATACATTGGCTGTCTCTAACTAATTTCACGATCGCCACTACAGCCATTAACTCGGAATTTTTCAGGAAATTTATTTTTGAGAAATCCAGCATAAGAATTTTGCCACCGCTTTCAATGAGGCGCTGTATTTCTTTCTGAAACTGAGCAAATTGAGAATTTTCCAAAACCTCATGAGACAAAACAATTTTAACTAGAACGTTCATTTTTACCTCAGTGCTTGTTTGAATTATTAAATAACTTTTGATGAAAACCGAGTAAGGTGCTCTGTGGGCACCTTACCTTTTTAGCCGTAACTCGCCGCTTCCAGCTACTTGCTAGCAGAGTTGCCGTTACCGTTGCCGTTGCCGTTGCCGTTGTTGACAGCAGCGACTTCTAGAGAAGCTGCGGCTGGGCGAGAGGGGGTAACTGCATTGGAGGAGCTTACATTAGAAGCCGAACCGTTAACATTTTCTACCAATTCAATTACCGGCTTGGTAGTAATTTGTTTGTAAGTTGTCAGAGCTTGAGCGACCACTTGATCCATGTTGTAATACCTGTAAGTCGCCAGCCTTCCCACGAAAGAGACTCCCGGAGTTGCATCAGCCAAAGCCTTATATTTCTTGTAAATTTCGGCATTTTCTGGACGCGGAACCGGGTAGTAAGGGTCTCCCTCAGCTTGGGGATATTCGTAGACAATGCTAGTTTTTTGATGCTCTTGTCCGGTGAGGTATTTAAACTCCGTGCAGCGAGTATATAAATGCTCGTTGGGGTAATTTACGACCGGTGCTTTTTGGTGTACGGGTACGTTCAGTGTTTCGTGCTTGAATTCCAAGGAACGGTAAGGAAGTTTGCCGTAGCAATAATTGAAATAGGAATCGACAGGCCCGGTGTAAATCATTTCTCCGTAAGGGATAAAACCCTCAATTTCCCGGTAGTCGGTATTCAGCATCACCTTGATGTTTGGGTGAGAAAGCATCTTTTCAAACATCCGAGTGTAGCCGTGCAGCGGCATTGCTTGATAGGTATCGGTAAAATAGCGATCGTCCCGGTTAATGCGAGTGGGTACGCGCGCAATCACTGAGTTATCGAGTTCCGACGGGTCCATTCCCCACTGTTTGCGGGTGTAGTTGCGGAAGAATTTCTCGTAAAGTTCGCGACCGACTTTGCTGACAACCACATCTTCAGAAGTGCGAATGTAATCCTTTGGTTCTGCTACTTTCGCGAAGAAATCTTCTACTTCAAATGAGGTGAGATTCAGTCCGTAAAGTTGGTTGACGGTGTTGAGATTGATGGGAATTGGCAGCAGTTGACCGTCAACGCTGGCGAGGACGCGGTGTTCGTAGGGCCGCCACTCGGTGAAGCGCGAAAGATACTCGAAAACTGGGCGCGAATTGGTGTGAAAAATGTGGGGGCCGTATTTGTGTACCAGGATGCCGTGGTTGTCGTAGTGATCGTATGCGTTGCCGCCGATGTGGTTGCGGGTATCAATTATCAGGACAGTTTTTCCAGCTTCATTTGCTAGTCTTTCGGCAATGACGCTACCTGCAAATCCGGCTCCGACGATTAAATAGTCAAACATTGAAACACCTCTGATTGTGGGTAAGGGTAAGGGTAAGGAATAATTGGTAATTGGAGATAAAGCGAGGAGTGTTGAGTGTTAATTTTTGAATCCGTAAAAAAGTGTAACTCTTTAACTTCAACCTCAACATTCCTAACTTAAAACTTTCATCCGGTCTTGGGCTTTCTGCCGTTTCTGGTTGATCGCACTTTCGATCAACCCCAGCATTTCACCCCAGGTATTGTCCCAAGAATTGTCTGCTAAAAAGGCGTCTACGTCACTCAGCCACTTGGTGCGAACGTCCGAACTTTCGCTGAGGATTTCTTGGGCACAAGCAACGAATTCTTCAGAATTGCTAGCAATCCGAACCAAGCCGTTTTCTCCGTAGGGCCGCACCACGTCGCGGATAGGAGTAGAAATCACAGGTTTGCCGGCAGCGAGGTATTCTGGAGTTTTCGTGGGACTAATAAACTTAGTCGATTGGTTTATCGCAAAAGGCAGCATTGCGATATCCCACCCGCCAAGATACGCTGGCAGTTCTTGATAAGATTTGCCACCGAGATAGTGGATATTTGGGTGAGTTGGCAGAGTTGCCGGAGCGATTTTCGCCACCGGGCCAATGATGACTAAATGCCAGTCCGGCCTTGCTTGGGCTATGTCCCCCAGCAGTTTGATATCCATGCGTTCGTCTATGACGCCATAAAATCCCAAACGCGGGTGAGGAATGTCTTTTTGATCCGCCGGTTCTTGTGAAAGATTCCTGGCTGTCGCAAAGTGTTCTTTTTCGATGCTGCTGGGGAAGGCGTGAATGTTGGGGTGCTGGTGCTGTTTGGCTTCGTAAAGGTTGTGTCCGCCTGTAAATACTACGCTGGCGTG includes:
- a CDS encoding IS701 family transposase, which gives rise to MKETTPSAMPPCFDRWCRRFDDVFSHQAQKTGFKHYLGGLLGESERKNLTQMSRDCIGVTYNRLHHFLTEAPWNAQQVNQRRLQVMQQCRQTHISRGFTLIIDDSGHRKSGNLTAGVGRQYIGEIGKTDNGVVVVTTHLYDGVKSLPLDVELYQHAHSLPQGKENPEFIKKPDIAIKLIDKCLERKERPAVVLIDAGYGNNSRFLQELEKRKLTYVGGLAKNRKVVCQIEPERQPEELKLSELAKRLPAEALSAITLNREKPRTVWVATITVEFSTMSGPKTVAIVMNAPTCSTATEVDYLVTNAASERATASWIVTTYSQRNWVEVFYREAKGWLGLKEYQIRGKRSLYRHLILVFCAYTFIIWHQLTGGLRRQWANQPLTTFTEALSAFRTAISYRFFGWLQENRDLFTLYKASLGFVWA
- a CDS encoding glycoside hydrolase family 2, which codes for MSWLGRELENCEIEESATLDSKVTVQGQKTGYPRPQLRRSNWICLNGQWRFAYDDAGRCVQPIDISEWTHTIEVPFAPESAKSGIGDTNFHPNCWYEREFDLPHTEGRTLLHFGAVDYRARVWVNGQFVMEHEGGHTPFTADITALVNLNGPQRVTVWAQDDPQDLEQPRGKQDWQIEPHNIWYPRTTGIWQTVWVELVPHTYIERIRWTPQFERWEIGFEAFVAGDRQSGIQVKVKLSIGCMLLVNDTYEVINGEIHRRIALSDPGIDDYRNELLWSPEKPTLINAQVQLWADGKLLDEVKSYTAMRTVSIQRDRFMLNGRPYYLRLVLDQGYWPDTMMTAPSDEALRHDVELVKAMGFNGVRKHQKIEDPRFLYWADVLGLLVWEEMPSAYRFTPKAVQRLTREWTEVIDRDSSHPCIVVWVPFNESWGVPNLVEAAAHRNYVQALYFLTKTLDPTRPVIGNDGWESIDTDILAIHDYDNNPHTLAKRYGPEVQLADLFDRGRPGGRILTLDGHPHQGQPMMLTEFGGIACAGRENPDFYRVWGYVRASDTQELQRRYIALLKVVNQVEMFSGFCYTQLTDTYQEANGLLYADRTPKFPLEVIAAATLGADISEDSSQPQAITQC
- a CDS encoding anti-sigma factor antagonist; translation: MNVLVKIVLSHEVLENSQFAQFQKEIQRLIESGGKILMLDFSKINFLKNSELMAVVAIVKLVRDSQCILLISAMSEQVRILFELTGLQQIFQCLPFAEEFSLKSELTEPLGGLHSLAS
- the glf gene encoding UDP-galactopyranose mutase, encoding MFDYLIVGAGFAGSVIAERLANEAGKTVLIIDTRNHIGGNAYDHYDNHGILVHKYGPHIFHTNSRPVFEYLSRFTEWRPYEHRVLASVDGQLLPIPINLNTVNQLYGLNLTSFEVEDFFAKVAEPKDYIRTSEDVVVSKVGRELYEKFFRNYTRKQWGMDPSELDNSVIARVPTRINRDDRYFTDTYQAMPLHGYTRMFEKMLSHPNIKVMLNTDYREIEGFIPYGEMIYTGPVDSYFNYCYGKLPYRSLEFKHETLNVPVHQKAPVVNYPNEHLYTRCTEFKYLTGQEHQKTSIVYEYPQAEGDPYYPVPRPENAEIYKKYKALADATPGVSFVGRLATYRYYNMDQVVAQALTTYKQITTKPVIELVENVNGSASNVSSSNAVTPSRPAAASLEVAAVNNGNGNGNGNGNSASK
- a CDS encoding glycosyltransferase family 1 protein, with protein sequence MSPPENSVNNSYSNKEPAWEIRFTSIDPTKSPSQFASSPALRAKLSKTEALDVPDLVCLSHLRWNFVYQRPQHLLSRCAKSRRVFFVEEPIYSAATDWWLDVSIHESGVWVIVPHLTKGTSEATAQTAQQAMLDDLFRAAEISQYILWYYTPMAVSFTNHLKPLAVVYDCMDELAAFKGAHPDLKANENQLLKHASVVFTGGHNLYEAKQHQHPNIHAFPSSIEKEHFATARNLSQEPADQKDIPHPRLGFYGVIDERMDIKLLGDIAQARPDWHLVIIGPVAKIAPATLPTHPNIHYLGGKSYQELPAYLGGWDIAMLPFAINQSTKFISPTKTPEYLAAGKPVISTPIRDVVRPYGENGLVRIASNSEEFVACAQEILSESSDVRTKWLSDVDAFLADNSWDNTWGEMLGLIESAINQKRQKAQDRMKVLS